Proteins from one Nakamurella multipartita DSM 44233 genomic window:
- a CDS encoding substrate-binding domain-containing protein has protein sequence MTDQSPPAAHGRHRRSPARRRTLTVVAVVVALVAAAGVITWLVRSRSSTDPAAGPAAVTVTAASPTGSPFDGAAASAPVSAGARCPGEPLTVAVTPDLAPTLTAFAERQDLTVAGCPVRIDAVDPAQVVDGSATADVWIPDSSSWLPRATAAGRTVGPDAPSIATSPVVFALSGQAQQQLAAAGASTDVAGLLATRKTAAPIRVGLPDPQRSAAAVAATLSARAAVSGATDARPALTWAVRSSPADLPVDDAQLLARLTSDPGTAVPVTEQSLLAWDQDHPDSPARALYPGPGGFAMDFPVVAVGGDPAATAAARELATALTTEPARTALLAAGFRAPDQTPGPAISAAGAASGIDPAYRETSDPPTPQAVDDAIRSVQVTNEGTRMLAVMDISGSMLAQVPGTNGADRIDLAKDAAARGLGLYRADSDIGLWEFSTRLSPTSDHRELIPISSLGPDGQGSTGAARLAAALNGLQAIPDGGTGLYDTVLDATRTVRAGYDPDRVNVVLLLTDGMNDDVNSITMDQLLSTLAAEQDPARPVPVISIAFGPDSDVAALQQISRATGGATYLSQDPRQIGEIFLDAVGQRLCRPSC, from the coding sequence TCGCCCCCGGCCGCGCACGGCCGGCACCGCAGGTCCCCGGCCCGCCGCCGCACCCTGACCGTGGTGGCCGTGGTGGTGGCCCTGGTGGCCGCGGCCGGCGTCATCACCTGGCTGGTGCGGTCCCGGTCGTCGACCGATCCCGCCGCCGGCCCGGCGGCGGTGACAGTGACGGCGGCGAGCCCGACCGGCAGCCCGTTCGACGGCGCGGCCGCCAGTGCCCCCGTGAGTGCGGGCGCGAGGTGCCCGGGTGAGCCGCTGACCGTCGCGGTCACGCCCGATCTCGCCCCCACACTGACCGCCTTCGCCGAGCGGCAGGACCTGACCGTGGCCGGATGCCCGGTGCGGATCGACGCCGTCGACCCGGCCCAGGTCGTCGACGGATCGGCGACCGCCGACGTGTGGATCCCCGACTCGTCCAGCTGGCTGCCCCGGGCGACGGCCGCCGGGCGCACCGTCGGGCCGGACGCCCCGTCCATCGCCACCAGTCCCGTCGTGTTCGCCCTGTCCGGTCAGGCCCAGCAACAGCTGGCCGCGGCCGGTGCATCGACCGATGTCGCCGGCCTGCTGGCCACCCGCAAGACGGCCGCGCCGATCCGGGTGGGCCTGCCCGACCCGCAACGGTCGGCGGCCGCGGTGGCGGCCACCCTGTCCGCCCGGGCCGCGGTCAGCGGCGCCACCGACGCCCGGCCCGCCCTGACCTGGGCGGTCCGCTCCAGCCCGGCCGACCTGCCGGTCGACGACGCTCAGCTGCTGGCCCGCCTAACGTCCGATCCGGGCACCGCGGTGCCGGTCACCGAGCAGTCGCTGCTCGCCTGGGATCAGGACCATCCGGACTCACCCGCCCGGGCGCTCTACCCCGGACCCGGCGGGTTCGCCATGGACTTTCCCGTCGTCGCCGTCGGCGGCGACCCGGCCGCCACGGCCGCCGCCCGCGAGCTGGCCACCGCCTTGACCACCGAACCGGCCCGCACCGCCCTGCTGGCGGCCGGTTTCCGCGCCCCGGATCAGACTCCGGGGCCGGCGATCAGCGCCGCCGGGGCCGCCAGCGGCATCGACCCGGCGTACCGGGAGACGTCGGACCCGCCCACCCCGCAGGCCGTCGACGACGCCATCCGCAGCGTCCAGGTGACCAACGAAGGCACCCGGATGCTGGCCGTCATGGACATCTCCGGGTCGATGCTGGCCCAGGTGCCGGGCACCAACGGCGCCGACCGGATCGACCTGGCCAAGGACGCCGCCGCTCGCGGCCTGGGCCTGTACCGGGCGGACAGCGACATCGGCCTGTGGGAGTTCTCCACCCGGCTCAGCCCGACCAGCGACCACCGCGAGCTCATCCCGATCAGCTCGCTCGGGCCGGACGGGCAGGGCAGCACCGGTGCCGCCCGGCTGGCCGCCGCGCTGAACGGGCTGCAGGCCATCCCCGACGGCGGTACCGGCCTGTACGACACCGTGCTGGATGCGACCCGGACCGTGCGGGCCGGCTACGACCCCGACCGGGTCAACGTGGTGCTGCTGCTGACCGACGGGATGAACGACGACGTCAACAGCATCACCATGGACCAGTTGCTCAGCACCCTGGCCGCCGAGCAGGACCCGGCCCGGCCGGTACCGGTGATCTCGATCGCCTTCGGCCCGGACAGCGACGTGGCCGCGCTCCAGCAGATCAGCCGGGCCACCGGTGGGGCCACCTACCTGTCGCAGGACCCCCGGCAGATCGGCGAGATCTTCCTGGACGCGGTGGGCCAGCGTCTGTGCCGGCCCAGCTGCTGA